The DNA window AACTCTTCTGAAAATAGAATTTTCATCGTTCGTTGTGGGCTCATTGCCCATGAGCGATTCCTCTGAAGATAGCCTACGAAACACGCAAATCTCACGAAAGAATTGTCTTCTCATCCTTCGTGGCGAGCGCGAAGCTCATGGGCGATTCGCTTGAAAATAACATTTGAGCGTTTCCTCGGAAACACCATTGATGAACACAGATGGAGACAGAGTAACACCAATCGCGGGTTGAAGAATTCGGTCCTATCCACTCACACGCATTCTACGCGGGGGCCCACAGCGAGGCCCCCATACAGGCCTCCCTGCCTGCCCGCTTTCCTGGCAAAAACGCGAGCCCACAGCCACCCTGTACGGGCGGCTCGCCGTGGCCGCCTGACTCTTCTCCTCTGCATATAACCATTTTCATCCTTCGTGGTGAACGTACGTTCATGGGCGATTCCCTCGAAAAATAAGCCCACGAAACACGCAATCAGCGCGAAAGAATCTCTTTATCGAATTTCGGGAAATTTTTGGCACTTCTCCAGATTGATCGTATAGGCGATTCCCCTTGACACAAGCCAGCGCAGGCTTAATCATCCGCCTTCAACACACGTGACACATCCGTGAACCGTGGACCGTGGACCGGGGATCGTGGCTCGCAGACCGTGGCCTGTAGACCACAACTTGAATCACGGATCACGAACCACGGAGCACGAATCACGGATCACGAATGACGCCAATGAGGAGGAGCATACCATGCGTTCACCAGCATTATGGTTACTTTTGCTCATCACGTGGAGTTTCTCATCGGTTCAGGCAGAAGCGATCAGAAACACGCATCCGTTTTCGGTGCATGACATGCTTGCGATGGATCGAATCCAGGACCCGCAGGTTTCGCCCGATGGCCGTCAGATTGTTTTTGTGGTGAGTAAAACAGACCTCGACGCCAATCGTCGTCGAACAGACCTCTGGTTGGTTAACATTGATGGAACAGGGCTGCGGCAACTCACGGTGCATCCGGCCAGCGACTTTCATCCGCGCTGGGCTCCAAATGGGAAAGACATTTGGTTTCTCTCGACCCGCGCTGGCTCATCGCAAGTTTACAAGATGCCCGTTGATGGCGGCGAGCCGGAACGAATGACGAACTTGCCGTTGGATGTCGGCGTGTTTGTGCTTTCACCGGATGGTTCGCATCTGGCGTTGACCATGGAGGTCTTTCCTGATTGTCAAACGGTTGAATGCACGGTCAAGCGCCTGGATGAGCTCAGCAAGCGGAAGGCCAGCGGTCGGATTTACGAGAAACTATTCATTCGGCACTGGGACACCTGGAAAGATGGGCGACGATCGCACCTATTTGTCATGCCCGTAGGCGGCACAACCGCTGTTGACGTGATGAAAGGAATGGACGCCGATACGCCATCAAAGCCGTTTGGCGGCACTGAAGAAATCACGTTTACGCCGGATGGGCGCTCGCTCATCTTCACGGCTCGCGATGCTGGCCGCGAAGAAGCGTGGTCAACTGATTTCGACCTGTATCTTGTGCCAGCGGATGGTTCTCGGCCGCCGCGCTGTCTGACAGAGGCCAATAAGGCATGGGATACAATGCCGCGTTTTTCGCCTGATGGCAGGACGCTGGCCTACCTAGCAATGTCGCGGCCCGGTTACGAATCAGACCGCTACCGCATCATGCTGCGTCCATGGCCTGACGGGCCTGAGCGCGTCTTGACGCAAGCATGGGACCGGTCTGCGGCGACAATCGTTTGGTCGGCTGACAGCCAAACGATTTACACCGTGGCTGACAATATCGGTCAGACATCGTTGTTTGCCATCAACGTAGCATCTGGGCAAGTGAGCACGGTGGTCAAGGATGGAACGGTCAGCTCACCGGGCATTGCCGGTCAACGAATCGTCTACGGCTTGGATAATCTCTACTCGCCGGTTGAGCTCTTCTCGGTCAATCCCGACGGCAGCGATGTTCGCCAGATCACACGTATCAATGCTGAGAAAGTCGCTGCGGCTCGGATGGGAGCGTTTGAACAATTTTCGTTCAAGGGCTGGAACAACGAAACCGTCTACGCTTATGTGGTCAAGCCCGTTGACTTCGACCCAGCGAAGAAATATCCGGTCGCCTTTTTGATCCACGGTGGCCCACAGGGTTCATTTGGCAATCACTTCCATTACCGTTGGAATCCGCAAGCCTACGCGGGCGCCGGCTATGGAGTCATCATGGTGGACTTTCATGGCTCGACAGGCTATGGGCAAGCGTTCACCGATTCGATTCGCGGCGACTGGGGTGGAAAACCGCTTGAAGACCTCAAACGAGGGCTGGCGGCAGCGCTCAAGAAATATCCGTGGCTGGACGGCAATCGCGTGGCTGCGCTTGGCGCTTCGTATGGCGGTTACATGGTCAATTGGATCGCCGGCGTTTGGTCGGAACCATTCCGCTGTCTGGTGGCTCATGCTGGTAACCTGGACGAGCGGTTGGCCTACTTTAACACAGAAGAGTTATGGTTCCCCGAATGGGACCATGTCGGAACGCCGTGGGAGAATCCGCGCAGCTACGAAAAACATAATCCCATCAACCTGGTCAACAAGTGGAAGAAGCCGATGCTCGTGATTCACGGCGCGCTCGATTTTCGCGTGGTTGAGACGCAAGGCATGGCTACGTTCACCGCGTTGCAACGGCGCGGCATTCCGAGCAAATTCCTATACTTTCCTGACGAGAACCACTGGATTCTGAAACCACACAATAGCATTTTGTGGCATGAGACAGTTATTGGTTGGCTCGATCAGTGGCTCAAAGAGCCGGCGCCGACGGCCAGACTGGAGCAGGGGAGATAGCCGAGTTGACGTTCCCCATCGCATCAGGTCGGAGCAGGGAAGATGGCCGAGTTGACATTGCCCAGTGCATCAACTAGAGTTTCGTTCAATTGCTGACGGAGACGTCAATTCGCGCTGCATTATCCGCAACGATTATTGATGGGCAAGAGGCTGAAGACAGTCAAGACCTCTTATGGCGGCAGCCTCGCTAACCCCTGTGGGGAAACTCGAAGCTCCAAATCCGAAATTCAAAACAAATTCCAATGACCAAACTCTCAAATGTGAAACAAGGATTGGGGCAGTGTTTGGAACATTGGGATTTTGACGTTTGAACTTGTTTCGGATTTCGTGCTTGGGATTTCGGATTTCCCTCGAAGAGGGTTGCATGTCAAAGATCAAACGCACAAGAAAATCTGAACAGGCGCAGCACGACCAACCCGGATTGATCGCCCAGCCGGTCTATCCCTTCACCGCAATTGTCGGACAGGAGGAGATGAAGCTGGCGCTCATTCTGAACGTGATTGACCCGTTGATCGGCGGCGTGCTGATCATGGGACATCGGGGCACAGGCAAATCAACAGCCGTTCGCGCGCTGGCTGATTTGCTGCCGCCGATTCTCAAGGTCAAGAATTGTCCATACGGATGCGACCCGAACAATCCGGCGTGGCTCTGCTCCGATTGCGTAGCAAAACGTCGCCGCGGCCGTCTGCCGGT is part of the Blastocatellia bacterium genome and encodes:
- a CDS encoding S9 family peptidase, with the protein product MRSPALWLLLLITWSFSSVQAEAIRNTHPFSVHDMLAMDRIQDPQVSPDGRQIVFVVSKTDLDANRRRTDLWLVNIDGTGLRQLTVHPASDFHPRWAPNGKDIWFLSTRAGSSQVYKMPVDGGEPERMTNLPLDVGVFVLSPDGSHLALTMEVFPDCQTVECTVKRLDELSKRKASGRIYEKLFIRHWDTWKDGRRSHLFVMPVGGTTAVDVMKGMDADTPSKPFGGTEEITFTPDGRSLIFTARDAGREEAWSTDFDLYLVPADGSRPPRCLTEANKAWDTMPRFSPDGRTLAYLAMSRPGYESDRYRIMLRPWPDGPERVLTQAWDRSAATIVWSADSQTIYTVADNIGQTSLFAINVASGQVSTVVKDGTVSSPGIAGQRIVYGLDNLYSPVELFSVNPDGSDVRQITRINAEKVAAARMGAFEQFSFKGWNNETVYAYVVKPVDFDPAKKYPVAFLIHGGPQGSFGNHFHYRWNPQAYAGAGYGVIMVDFHGSTGYGQAFTDSIRGDWGGKPLEDLKRGLAAALKKYPWLDGNRVAALGASYGGYMVNWIAGVWSEPFRCLVAHAGNLDERLAYFNTEELWFPEWDHVGTPWENPRSYEKHNPINLVNKWKKPMLVIHGALDFRVVETQGMATFTALQRRGIPSKFLYFPDENHWILKPHNSILWHETVIGWLDQWLKEPAPTARLEQGR